A stretch of DNA from Malus sylvestris chromosome 9, drMalSylv7.2, whole genome shotgun sequence:
GTGAGGATCACAAGAAAGACGAGGCCGTTTTGTTCTTTGACGGTGAGGGTTTTCGGTTGGAGAGGTTGCACCGAGCAGTGAAGCGGTTGAGGCATGTCAGGCTGCCTGGTGAATCTACAGCTCCAGTGGCCGCAGTCACGAGTACATCAGTTTCAGCGGTGGAATCTTATTCTCCACCAACCGGTGGCAAAGGACCAAAGCTTCAGTCTTTGTACAAGGACATTCTTCCTAATATGCCGCCGGTAAGCTTCTTTGATTTTATGGTTGTCATATCTGTTGAATGATAAGAAGGGTGAGGTGTGATCCATCTCAAAAGGGGGTAATTGTATATGCACTTGCATACGCATTGCATATATAGGGGGACTTTGCAGAGTATTGCATCTTGTGACTCAAGCTATGTAATCTGAATTCTCCCACATTAGAGTTAGATTTCACAGATTGAGTACAATTAAAGTCGAGGAGTCAGCAATATCTGGGATTTAAACGAATTTTGTGGAACTTGCttcatttaatatataaatttgaaCACCACGACTGGAATTCAGAATATGAGAAATCTTTCTATGCTGGAACATGTGGCTTGTGAGCTAGTTCTTTGTTGCTTGTACTGACTAGTTGCAATCACCTTCTGGTGAACGGTAGTGGCAACACTGAACAATCATACCCTCACTTCTATCATTGTGCAAAAATCATGGCGTCAAATGCAATCTTGCTTCtttattaaataaatatttttgtattttatttgatttCGTACGGGGTTGAAATCATCTTCTTGATGTGCTAATTGCTATTATGGTATCTAGAGAAGATATATCTTTTCGAACTACTTAACTTATAACCAATACTATTTAATGCTGCAATCTTTTCCCTTTTGTTAAATTGAATTTGTGAAAACTGGATTTGTTGAATAGCATGAGCATCTTTTTTTAGTACACATTTCTTTCAGGAATTCCAGTAATTATGTGATGGTTGAAACTAATTGCTTAAAATTTAATTGTACAGGTGGAGATGAAAGAAATTGATAACAACAGCTCAGCGTGCTTAGGTATATGATCTTAAACCCTACTGTTACGATGTTGAGTTGTTTGATGGAAATTTCGTTCTCTCCCATTATAGATACAATTGTGTAATGTTTGAGCTTCAGGACTACATTTCTTCATGTTCCAATTGATCATAATGTCTTAGTGATACtagtttttcacaaaataagaTGATAAATTAAGTAACAGGTGTATGATGATTATCAACTCTTTTATAACGATGAATTTGTTCTTATATGCTTAAACCTTTGTTGTGCAAAAAAACCATGCATTTTTCGTTGGTATTTTGATGTTCAAACATTTTTTCTGAATTTCATTTTGATGGCTAAACAATTGTAATTACATTATGTTCCTTAGTAATTGCAGCTATATTACCACCTAGCTTTTGGTTTTTTATCATGGTATTGATACATTTTACAATCTTCTTTCCAGACCCAGGGCCAAAACCTGAAACCGGCGAGAATTTTGACTGTCCGCCTTCCTTACCAAATCCACCAACTGCATCTCCTGATGCACAAAGAAGCGATGAAATGGAGGAAGAAGTGGATGTTGTCATTGATGATGATGACAATGAAGATGACGGTgataatgatgatgatatatCTGAGAAGGGAAGATCTCCTGGAAAGGAATTTCACACCGGCATTGACATTAACTTACCTCATCCAGGAGTTATGGATGATGAGATTGCTGATGCGGATGTAAGTGATGATGTGATGTATAATGGCCCAAATGCTGCCAAAGCGCTCAGAGGTCAGGTTAATGCTGAGGTGGGAGAGAAGCACACTGATATGGATGATGAGGTTGTGGATGTAAGTGATGATATGATGGATAACGGCCCAAATGCTGCAGAAGCCCTCAA
This window harbors:
- the LOC126583925 gene encoding uncharacterized protein LOC126583925 — translated: MATNRKSNEDDEPNGAPETDRWYSLTLGSSLVDHRPSPKFCTLRYEFKPASIDKNQPGLLHKSKDNRVALEFHNNQHGKPKVTFEGVSEDHKKDEAVLFFDGEGFRLERLHRAVKRLRHVRLPGESTAPVAAVTSTSVSAVESYSPPTGGKGPKLQSLYKDILPNMPPVEMKEIDNNSSACLDPGPKPETGENFDCPPSLPNPPTASPDAQRSDEMEEEVDVVIDDDDNEDDGDNDDDISEKGRSPGKEFHTGIDINLPHPGVMDDEIADADVSDDVMYNGPNAAKALRGQVNAEVGEKHTDMDDEVVDVSDDMMDNGPNAAEALKAQVNAEVGEKQTYLDDEIVDVSDDVMDNGPNAAEALRAQVNAEVGEKETSSSNDTSESESSSGSGSGSGSESESESESSSSDNESSEGGDSVNSI